The genomic region GGATCTGCCCGGAGAACCCTGCCCTCTCCTCCAAGTGCTAATCCGAGGCCAAGAGCGTGAAAATAGCCGCCTGCGACAACAACATAGGCGTCTACAAGGTTTTCAAGCCTTACTAGTCTGTAATAGTAGCAGCCGAGAACCGGCTCCACGGCCCGGACAGAGTACCCACTCCTTGAAAGCTCGAGAGCAAGCTGCTTTGCAAGAGACTCGTGCTGGACAGAGTATCCTACCGCTATCCTCGAATTGGTTCCTAGTAACTCCTTTATCAGGGAGGCCAGCTTTGATGGATCTCCGCCTATGTATTCGCCTGGAACAAAGTGAACGAGCTTGTTAAGATAGTTTTTCGCAGAGTAGCTACAATTGTTGCCAATACATATAGGATATGCATATGGGCCGTGGCCGAGGTGCACTATGAGCACATCATTGCCGATATATTTTACATCATCAATACTAATAGAGCACGAACCAAATACTGGCTCAAGCTTTAAGCCGATTTCCACTCTAATATCATTGCTTAGTAGGCACTTTTCAAGAAAATCTGCCAGCCTTCGGGCAAGCCGAACGAAGCCTTGAGGAGCCTCAATATACACATGTTTTAATCGCGGATTAGCGCGCTTTATTCTTTCAACGACACCATCGAGGTCAAATAGATAAGAGTCAACTATGAACTTGCAGCCAGTGGTACCCAAGGCTAAGCACGCTTTATAACTACAAGGTACAAGAACCATACATGACTAACTATAAGCTTGCTCAAAAACATACCAATATTGAATATGGGTCAGAGAAAGAGTTACTGGCTCGCAGATTTCTGGAGCTCAGGCTTTAGCGGTATAATCCTTATTCTACTCGGCAGAGGTAGCTTGGACGCTCCTCTGCGTAATGCTTCTTTAGCGTGGTCTAGGTGTTCCTTGCGCACTCTTACCTCTAGGACTGCTTGGCCTGGATAGACACGGGCCGCTGTTCCAACAGGTTTACCGAATGCTTGCCTCATACCCTCTTGCAGACGGTCTGCACCAGCAAACGCCATCATTTTATGCTCGCGTAGAACGTGGTGCGGATATACACGTACACGGAACAAGTAGTTCGTGTCGCCAATAGTTGTTGAGAGATACTTGTGAACCATTACACGCGCTGCCTCAAGGGCGTTATGCCTTATCTGCCCTCTCTCCATCACGTATAGTTCTAACACATAATCATAATCACCGTGAGGGTTACCCATAGTGAACTTCTGGATCTTGGGCGGCGGTACACCATGGATATACTCCTGCCTTGTATAGGCTGGGCCGGAGAACGCCTTGGCCCTTCTCTTAGTAAAGCATCGTGCAGGCTTCTGTGGCATAACCCAGCGCCCTCCTTAGGTAATTCCCTGCTCTAGGCTCCTATTAGTGTACCGAGGTAATAAAGATAGTTGAGAAGGATGCTATTGCTGCGGCGAGGCAACAATTATGTGAGGATGAAGATTACCGTGAGAAACAATTCTGTCCTCTACTATACGCCATCTATTCTTTGACACAACTTCTTTTACTACAATGTGCTCCGTTGTTATCAATGCTATGCTTTTTCTAACAACACTTACTGCCTCTTGGAGGAAGTCACGATAAACTCTCCTCACCTCATGCGGGCTCCCTAACCTTATACCATAAGGAGGGTTTGAAACAACAACATCAGCCTCATCTATATAGCTACTCAGCTTCCTTGCGTCTCCCACAATGAAGCGTATGCGCTGATACACTTGCGCAGCCTTTGCATTGAGTTTTGCGCCTCTTATGTGACGCGGATTCTTATCCATACATATTATCTCCGAGTCTTCAAAGAGATACGCAGCTTCTATAGCAACAGTTCCACCACCACACATAGGGTCAAGTATTACATCTCCGTCTCTTGCCCCTGACAACACTAACATGGCATAGGCAAGTGTTGGCTTGAGCGCCGCTGGATGATCATATATTCTATAACCACGCCGATGCCATGAAAGGTCGCCTCCAAGTTCAATAGAGACTAGGACATCCTCATTTATCACATCAACAGCCACTATTATTGATGGGTAGTCAAGGTCTACTGGGGGTCTTTCAGAGAAGGCCTTACTAACAAGCTCTATAACAGCGTCCCCAGCTACGCGTGCTATATCAAGCGAAGTGTACTCGTGTAACCCGCTTCGTTCAGCCCTTATAGCGAAGGACGTTAATGGGGTTATGTATTTAGTTAGATCGGGATGCGTAACTACTTTTTTCAGCCCGTTCAAGCATTGTTGCTCAGCGCATACCTTTCCCCTGGAAACAAGAATTCTTGCACGATGGATTGAGCGAAGAGTTTCGATAAGTTCAATGCTGTCTCTAGGAACCGTCGCAACAACTCTTCCAAGTCCCTTACGAATATCTATGATTCTTGCCCCAAGTTTTGCAGATATTTCATCAGCAGCTATATCTTCTATGCCCGGATTTGTTGTAAAGATTACCTCAACCATACTCATTTCCTTCACCGCACCTTTCAACGAGACGTCTTATGCGCTTAAATAAATAGTAAAGCATCGACGCTTCTCCGATGGTTAGCTGAGATTTCCACAACAGGTGTTTTACTGCTGCCAACACGTGAGGTTGACGCTCCTTATCAATTATGTTTGCAACAATGTTTTCGATGACCGAGTACACTCTTTGTATTTGTTCCGACGGAGCAGATTCATGTAACCGTACTTTTCTAAGGGCTCGCCAAAGCTCGTAGAGAACTATCGCTACCGCATGGCTAAGGTTAAGTACTGGATATTCAGGGTTTGCAGGTATATGTATAAGTAGATGGCACTTAAGGATCTCTTCCCGTGTAAGACCTACACTTTCGCGGCCAAACACGATAGCTATGCTTTTGTATCGAGGTGCTATTTCTTCTGCAAATTCTCGTACATCGACAGCGTGCCGCAGAACGTCACTCTTTTGACCTATTTTTGCACTCGTACAAGCAGCCACATCGACGCCGGCAAGCGCCTCATTAAGACTGTGAACAACTTTTGCCTGGTCAAGCATATAGGCTCCATTGGCTGCGAATCTTCGAGCTTCATGACTTTGAGGATCTACCTTTGGATTGACAAGGAAGAACTCATCTACGGCAAAATTTGCTGAAAGTCTCGCTATAAATCCTAGGTTTATTTCGCCCTCAGTACCTACAAGTACGAGCCTTATCTTGTGCTCCGACATATAATCACCGCCTTTATATCTTCAAAGAAAAAGTGCTCGACGATCTCGCTGAGAGAAATCCCGTTGCACAACATATCCCTAAGTTCTTTATCGTTACCGCTGAGAGACGAGTATACAAGCACCAGGCAACCCTTACCGAACTTTTCAAGAAACAATGCGAGTGCGCGTTTTGCCTCGCGCAGGCCACCGCTCCATGATAACCCGATAAGACCTTCATCGCTTACCGGAAGATATGGCGTGTTATAGACGATTATAGCTGGTTTTCTCGTGCTTCTGAGGCAAGTCATGTTGTCGCACTGGACTATATCTACGTATGCGTCAAGGCCTAGTTCACGTATATTGAGCCTTATGCATTCTATAGCGCAAGGATTTATATCAATCGAGATGCCATATTTCTCGAACATTCTCAGACAATAGATCCCTAGTATGCCTGTGCCGGCACCTATGTCGACACATAGCTCTGGGCCGATGTCTTCCTTGCCGAGTTTCTCAATAGCCTTAATTGCTAGGAACGTATCCTCCGCCGGCTCATACACGTTGCCACATGTATATATGTAATCGTTTTCTATAAAGACCTTGTACATTTTGCTAAACTCGCTGCAAGTGTATCCAATTTGTTTCAAGCCTTTGACCTCTACAATCGTATAATAATTGTTCCCGTTTTGCAACTGCACAACAATTCATGTATTCAATTCCAATATTTCTGTGAAGAAGTTGGGCGGTAATTCATATACCCTCTTATTAGAAAGATCATATTTCTTCACAATACTTTGTGGAATCTCGCCTAGACACTGTCTTGCTATCTTTAGGGCTTTCTTATTTCTCTGCGAGAAAAAGCATCTAGTTACCTCTTCAACCTTGCTTACTACTCTGTTTTTGACACCATTTTTGGGCACTAGTTCAACAATCTGCGAAAACACCTTAGGGCGAGGCTTAAAAGCCGAAGGCGGAACAACCATATGCTTAACGACATCGTAGACTAGTTGCACAAGCACTGTGATTCTTCCATACTTGGGTGTTCCTGGTCTAGCACCGAGTCTATCAGCTACCTCTTTTTGAATTAAAAGAAGCACAGGCTTCTGGAACTCTGAGACAATAAGCCGGATAAGTGGCCCCGTTATATTGTATGGAATGCTCCCGTACGCAGCGTCAAAGCCTTTAAGCCTCAGGGGAGGGGAAAGCGCGTCACCATGCACAGCTTGAAGTGCCTCGGCGATAAGGCTTAGAGAAGAAAGATTTTCTAGCAGCCTAGTATCAATCTCCAAGCCTACTAATAACTCTACATTACATGTTCTTAGGATTTGGGCTGTGAGAGACCCTGTTCCGGGGCCTATCTCAAGAAGCCTGCGAAAACGGCATGCCCACTTAGCAAAAAACGAGCTTACACGACGTGATACGAGAAAATGCTGGCCAAGCCTCTTTCTAGGCCGTATTCCCTCCATAGTATTAGAGTTCCTCGTCCTCTCTTTGCTTACCTACACGCTCATACAATACTTCTAAATAGTTTAGGAACATGGGTGGCACAACATCTTCTCTTTCACGGCGCGGAGGCCGTATAAACAGGTAGTATTTCTGTCCTCCCTTAAGCTCTTCTATTATCCTCTCAGTGATGACTTTAACGGGGTCTATGTGAACACGTTCCTTTATGTCCTCATAGCTCTTAAAGGGCTCACGCTCCCTAGCCTTAATTATCTTTTCAACAGTCTTCTTTCCCACACCCGGCAAGAGTTCAAGACTATGAAACCTGATGTTTATCGGGCCTGCTATGTTAAAGAATTCCACGAAGACTTTTTCCTTTTTACGCACAATTTCCTCCACTATTGTAGGAAGCATGCTCTTGGCGAAAGACGTTAAGTCATCGTACTCTATTTCCGCTTCGACACGGAATATTTTGAGGCGCTTCTCCGCTATAGGTCCAACATAGACTCTCTCTCCTACTTCGAGAGAGGCTCCACGCCTCGGTAAAGCCTCAAGTAGGAGGAAATAGTCTTCACCTATAAGTTGGACTACTGGCTGAGTACGGTGTTTGGGATGCTTATCAGACGGGTTTCCCATCGGTAGATAATCAAGAACGTATGCATACTCCTCGTGCGGCTTACGTTTATGTCGTGAGCGCTGGAAATGTTGTCGCTGCTGAGCCAAAGAATAGTCCCCCTCCTTTTATCTTTGATTATGAAGGAATATAAGCTAACTCATTAATCGTGGATGACTAAGGCTAGAAAGAATTGGTTCTTAACAATCGTGTCATTGATTAGAGTTAGAATAAACATTCTCGAATCGTAATATTTTTAAGCTTATTCAGATTCTTGACAGTATTTTCGAAGGACTTCTAGGGCTTGTTCTATTTTTTCCTCATCATAGCCGCCATCGATGTCGCCAAGAAGTGCCTTTGCTTCTTCGAGCTCTGTCGGAACCGTGTTTATAAGCATAGCAGCCGCGAACTCGCTGAACCCTACTTCTTGTAGCTCTTTGAGCGCCTTTTCCGCGTTCTCTGGGCTACACTTCGAGAATTTGGCAACATACTCGTATGTTCGGGCAACTATAGGGTTTTCATTTACAAGCTCTTTTATGTTCTCGAGTATCTTCTTTGCCACTGGATTAGGCACATAGTTTGAAGATATAATTTCTACCATTGAGTCCACCTTGAAAACTTAGCTAATGTCTATAGAGGCTAAAGCCTGGATAGAAAATTCGCAATCGGTGCTTAGGCTTTTTCGCTGCTCGGCGGCGTTAGTGCTTCTGGCGGAACTGGCCGAAGGTGCTCGGGGCGTATGAAGAGTGTTTTTACTTTGCTGCCAACCTTGACTTGTACTATGTATGCTTTTCCGCGCTTACCAACAACAATACCAACCTTGCCGTGGTATCGTCGATGCGGCATTCCTTTCATTATCGACGGGTTCACGATGATGTAGACCCTGTCTCCCGGCTTATACTCATGCATTAGAAGGCTTAGCGGTGGCACTGCTCCTCTTTCACGTATGTGTTTTTTGAACACCTTCCTTGTTCTATGCCGGTACCCCTTGGACGGCTTCACGCTTGACCCCCGCTCCCGCCTATGTGCACCGGTACGTTATATGCTTGACCGGGAGCAGGTGTTAAATCTTAACACCAATAACGTCAAGTTCTACGCACAAGGCCTTGGCTCCGAGATATTCGGAGAAGCTTGGAGAAGTGTCACCCTCGTCTCCACTTACAAGCTCTTTTATGTAGAGTCCTCCCTCGGCTACGATAATCGCTTCGAAAACATTTGCCGCAAGTTTTCTTGCATCGACACTGTACACTATCCTTTCGCGCACAATGTCTGGGCGACGATGCCTTACCCTACGCGGCGTTCTCTGCCGTATCTCCCTCATCCTAAAGAATTCCTCGAGACCGCGCAACTCTTCATCGGAAATCTCTTTCTCGACAACTATTAGTGCTTTATACACTTTGGCCTTCTTCTGGTCGCTAGACTTAAGCTCAACAACATCCTTGCGCACGGCTTCCCCACTAAGCTCGACACTTACTAGGCCATTCGTGCTTTTCTCGACAGAAGCTGCAGCCTCATGAAGACCGACAAGCCTCTTTCTAGGCCTCTTGAGTTCTACTATGAATGGTCTCCCTGTGCCAAGCATTCTCGCGTCGGCGTCCTCTCTACCCGAGGCATGAAGCACGAGTTCATCCGCGTCGTAGAGGTCTAGGAGAGGGCTAAGAGCCTCCTCAACGCTTAATGGATAGCGTTTCTCTCCTCTTCGCGTAATCCAGAAGGACTGCGATATTCTTCTACTAGTTTTCCAGTATCTTCCCTTGAGGAGCAAGGGCATTATCTGTAATTCTACATCGCCGCCCGGAATATGTACAGCTATCACGACATCGGGGTTCACAAAGTTTGGTTTTAATTCTGTTTTTGCTTGTATAATTTTACTTACTTCACGTTTTACCTCGGAACCTATGGACTCGGCGTGGGATAGACCATAGCGCTGCTTAAGAGTGTCCTCACGGACTCTTATCTTTTCATCTATTTTTGCAGCTACAAGGAAGCTCCGGGTCTCTATGAGGCGGAGCTGCTTAAGACTCTCCTCGCCGGCTCTCTGTATCCATTTATCAAGCTCTGAGCCACAGATATAGCATTTCCGAGGCTCTAGCTGTTTTCCGAAGAGTTCTTCGTAGAGCTTTGAGGCTTGGGGCCCTATATTCGGCGCTAGTTGTTCGAAGAGCCTGGCCGCTTCCTTGTCGCCTTCTCTTATACGCGCATGAAGCCCCATTACTACCAGGCGCTTAATAGCATCACCACGCTCCTTGTTACTCCACCCTCTCCCGAGAAGCGCGAACATCCTGCCCAGGCATCTATCACAGAGAGGATAATCCCTTAGTATAGCAACAGCTTTCTCTACTATATCACAGGCCTTGCTAGCATCGCTTTCTGCACTGTTCATCATTCACAACCATTATTGCTGAGAGGAGCCACCAGGGCTTTAAACCAATATCCTTAACCTCTTCTTCGTCAAGCATGATGCAGTTAGGACATGTTTCCTGCCCCTTTAGGTAGCTTATTATGTTAAGACAGCCCACCTTTTGAGAAACCATCTCGTTATCGACTTTGCGGAGAACGACGCCCGGCCATGGCTTGCCATTCTTAATTGTGTTTATGAATCCTTGGAGATTCTTCTCACCGGGTCTTAGCCACCTAACTCGTTTGCCATCAACGCTTAGAACATATCTCAGACAGTTGCCCCTAATGCGCTCATTTATCATTGCTTCATATGTTACCCAGTATCGAATAGAGTTAGAGAGGAATAGTGCTGAAGAGAGTCCAAGGGCGGCGCGAAGAAATGCTTTCTCATCGCACCGCGTAACGTAAATTACCTTAACCTGGTAGTCTCCCTGACTTGACGAGTTTTTCAAGTATATCCTTCCTCTTCTTAAGTGTCCTCATCATCCTTTTCACCGTCTTATAGTAGTTATAGAGTTCTCTCACGTCGCTTGTTTCAACACCCGCACCTATCGCGATCCGCTTGACGCGTGAGCGTTGTTCAAGCAGTTCAGGGTTATCGAGCTCCTCATACGTCATGGAATTGATTATCGTTATCCACTTCTTTGTCTTCTCTTCACTGAGTTTGGCCGCATCATCGACAGACTCTATGAGGGACGAGATGCCGGGAATCATTTGGAGGACTTTTCTAAATGGTCCCAGCTTGCGTACCTGCTCTATCTGCCTATATATTGTTCTAAATGTTATTTTGCCAGAGAGCATCTCGGCAACGGTTTTCTCGAAGTCTTTTGCGCTTTCAAGCCTCTCTATTCTCTCCAAGAGAGACTCTAGGTCTCCCATTCCAAGCAATCGAGCTACGAAACGCTTAGGCCGGAAAACCTCTATCTCGCTAATATCTTCGCCTGTGCCGATGAACTTTATCCTTGCACCTGTCGCCGCAACGGCTGAGAGGGCTCCACCGCCCTTAGCTGTACCATCCATCTTCGTGATGACTATGCTCCCAATAGGTGTTGCCTCATGGAACCTCTTTGCCAGGTCGTAGCTCTTCTGACCCATAGCCGCGTCTATGACGAGCATGACTTCATCCGGTTTTACTGCCGCCGCAATATCCTTCATTTCTTTCAACAAGTACTCTTCCTCACCATAGCCATGGCGGCCCGCAGTATCAATTATTATCACTTCAGCACCCCGCTTCTTCAGCTCCTCTACTCCTCGCTTAGCAATTCCTATAGGGTCCTTAGATCCCGGCTCACCATAGAACATTGCGCCAGCGCGCTCAGCAAGCTGTCTCAGCTGGTCATATGCCCCAGGCCTATACGTGTCAGCAGCCACAACGCCGACCTTGTAACCCATATCTCGATAAAATTTCGCGAGCTTGCCCACAGTGGTCGTTTTACCGCTTCCCTGAACGCCAACCATCATTATGACGTATGGAGTATAGGGCGGCTTCACCTCTGGTTCGTAGTCTCCACCAAATAGTTTGCTCAGCTCCTCATAGGTTATCTTGACAAGCCATTCTCTCCTACTAACGCCTGGCGGAGGCTCACTCTTCAGAGCCTGCTCGCGAATACGCTTTGTGAGATCAAATACTATCCTAACATTCACGTCAGCAGCTATCAGTGCCTTCTGAAGATCCCTTATGTACTCGTTAATTATGCTCTCGTATGGACCGCTTCGTCTAAGTAACTTGCTAACGGCCTTACGCAGATCCTCGAGCCCCGGCAACTGCTAAACAGCCCCATTATTGTATTCTTACCGATCCAGCAATAATAAAGCTAGAAGAAAAGGAACAGATACAAAGGCCAGAGAGCAATAGAAAGCTCATACAAAAAGACTGGCTCCCTAGCATGGCAAAAAGATTAGCTCTTTGGCGCGCTCCTGACCTTTGCTATATAGTACTTACCCATAACTATCCAGTACTCTACCTCAGCACCTGGCTGTAGCTTGGAGCGCAGATCCTCATCCTTGGGCTTCTCGACCTCAAATGTGTCAAACGTCTCCATGTCCATGATCTGAACCATGTCGCCGAGGTCGGCTATTACTTGGCCAACCCTCTTATCGATTATCGGCACCTCGACGCGCGTGTCAACCGGAGCCACAAGAGTCTTCTTATTGCCCGAGAACAAGCAAACAGCAACAACATGTGCCTTAGCGCTACCATGTTTGCCCGTTTTCGCCTTGCTCATTTCAACTATTCTACAAGGCTCACCGTCTATCACGATATAGCTGCCAACACGTAGTTCTCCAAGAGTCGCATAGTTGACGCTCATACTAATCCCCAAGCTACCTAGCAAGAGCCACGGCCCGCATTTATAGCTTAGCCCCACATCTAGGCAATGATCCACGTTAACTATTTAACCCGGCTAAGGTAGAGGAGAACACCAACATGGTGCCGCGGTAGTATAGCCTGGCCTAGTATGCGGGCCTGTCAAGCCCGTGACCCGGGTTCAAATCCCGGCCGCGGCGCCATCCCTTCCTCCTTACTTCTTAATCGTACTATCACTACAGCAAATACTCGATTCTTTAATCACGGCTTAAGCTGAAAGAGTACCCCGATTCTTTTTGACACTTAGAGCGCGGATTACTACACAGCGTAATAATTCTACTACGCTGTAGAAGAACAATATAGCGAGAAAATAGAAGCGTCTTCCCTTGAGGGATGAACAGCGGGTTGCAGTCCGCACAAAGACGAAAAAGCATTGCTATGGTTGTTGGCCTAATCCACTTACTAATATTTAGTTCTTTCGTTATTGCTGAAAGCAACCAAAGCCGTAACAATTGTGAATTTTACGTTATAGATGCTTGGAAACTAGGTTTTGGAGAAAGAATATTCGTGGAAACCCTGCAAGGTATTGTTAATCGGGATAAGCCAGTTCTATACGTTTCTCACACTCCCCTAGACAAAATGATTGCACTCCAAGTCTTTCAAGACACTTTTGGCTGCAAGCCGATACCAGTTGAGCCTAACCCGGCTCTATTATTAAGAATGTTCTCAGATGAGATAAGAGGGTTAATTATCTACGATGAGAACATTCCCGGGGAAGCATATCTCGCAGCCAGTCTCGGAGGCGTCCTAGACTCCCTACCAGTTTCTCAGTACATGTTAGAAGAGCTTCAACATACAAGATATCCTATTGTTCTTGACTTACGTGGAGTTTTTAACGACACAATTTCTGTACATACATATCTGCTTAAGAATATAAAGATGTTCAACACTTCTTCGATAGTAGTTCTACCTTCGGGAGCTACAGCCTTAATCGATTTCGCTGTAAAATATAGGTACCCAATCGTGTCTCTGAGCCCTATTCCGCAGAAGGCTAAGGAAAGAGAGCTGCTAGACGAATTTCTTAGTAAAATACATGGCCTTTACGTGTATGGGTTCTTTCCGGATGGTGGAGCAGGTGAGTATTATGGTGTAAGACTTGTTAGTAGACACGGGTTTAGCTTAATAGTTGCATCGGACGCGCCTAGTCTTAGTTTTTCTGAATGGTTTAGAGACCACATAGGCAAGTTACCGCGCAAGGCTGCACCAAAGGGGAGACCGATAAATATAGACAATAACGGTATCTATGTTGCACTCGTCGTGAGCGATGGGGATAACATAGCATATTTAATGAATACATTGCCTTCGAAAGAGCGCTGGGGAAATAATCTAAGGGGTACCATACCCGTAACATGGACTATTAATCCCCTTACTGCTAGGCTAGCGCCACATCTACTACTATACTATTTACAAACAGCTTCGCCGAATGATACATTGGTTCCAGGGGTAAGCGGCGATGGCTACTACTATGGCTGCGATATGTCTCTTCGTAGCCTGAAACTACACGCTGCTGCCGCAAAGGAGCTTTCAAAAAAGATTGAAGCCGAATATGCAGTCTTTATCACGCCGGTTACTCGGCAAGTGCTTAATCTACATGCCTTCTATAGGGGCATTATAAGCCCTGTTCACCAGGCAAACGGGTTATGGGGCTATGTTCAAAGCGAACGCTTACCTCTACTCATATATGCTGTTCCAGTTACATACCATGATTACCGAGACGTACTAGGAAAAATTCTATCAATTAAGCAGAGACCTCTGGCGCTCGTGATTTATCTTGATGCTTGGAGCTTCAACATGAACCGTATATATGAGTTGACAAAATATCTGGAAAGCAATGGAGCAAGGATAGTTAACTTGACTGATCTCGTGGAAACCATTAGAACAGCGCCACAGCGCTTCAAAACTCCCTGGTGTAGCATCAAGCCAGAGCCACAAGTCTTTTTGGAACTCAGTAAGGATTACCACCAAGTACGAGTATATAGCTGGATTTCAGGAGAACTTCTTGCAGTCAGCCGTGCAGACCCCGCGATACTCGTAATTAATAATTCTGCACAGACTCTGAAACCTCTTGTACTAAGAAATTCTTCGACAAACATCACGTTAGTATTTAAAACGCCTAGTGCAAAAATCATTAGAATGTACCTTGTTAATGACCAAGGAGTATTAGTGAAAACATTGATAATTACTCAACACCCTATAAGTGTTAAAGTCGTTGATGCACTCCTTGACCAGCTTGACACAATGGCTTGGTCTCCTCACGGACCTCCAGGAGGAGGCTGCGAGGCTAAGGGGCCTAGATATTTCTCGATAATAGGCTCGCAACAAGTTATGCAGAGGCCCTTGGGCCCAGACCCTTACATTCTATGTGAAAATTGTAAAGGGGTAATCGTGTTTGATGATGGTTTTCCTCATCCCAAGGCACTGGCTCTTCTAGTAAAGAAAGCGCCTTATGACTATCTCCTCATAGACGCCTTTAGTAAAGGCGACACGGATAACGACAACGTGTCTGAATTACACACAGTCTCTATAAGTATAAATCTAGAACTAGAACCCGATAATTACGCAGAGTATGATGCGCAAATAATCCCGCTAGGACATGGGTGGAACGCCGAGCTCCCAATACTTAGCCCGCTTTTATTCCATAATTGTATTCTGGAGCCGCTTCTCGAAGATATAATATTTAAAACAGGGTTTTCTAAGGCAATACAATCATCATGCCAAATACCCTTATGTACACAGAAAGCATTAACAGTGACTACAACAATAACGACTAAGAGAATCCAGTACTATACAAAGACGCTGACCACTATAAGTAAAACAACGAGAACGATAACCGTGAAAACTACAAACATATTCACTATTACTAACACAGTAACAATAAACAAGACAATAGTAAGCAACACAACGATTACAGAGCCTGGGACAACAATAACTGTATTCGTCCCAAGCTCGAGCCCAGCACTGCCATTGCTGCTTCTTCTAATAGTTTTAGCAATAGTGCTCGTCTTTTTACAAATAAGGTGTACAAAACATAAATAAATCTTGCCATATAGCTGGTTAAGCAAGCTGTACTCATGGACTAGTTTATAAAGAACTGTAGCAGAGCCAGGGCTATTGAGAAGGGAGTTGATATGCCTATTGACTTTGCAACTACTTTATAATCTAATCCATATATCACTGCCACGACGATATTCATTGTTGCCGGAGGCATAAACGACTCTATTATGAGGCCTCGTATCCACAGTTCTCCTATCGCAGGGTTCACGGATAAGATAACTATTAGCGTAATAATTGGCTCTACTATGAGCCGCCACAGCGTTATCACGAGTACTGGTTTATCTAGTCCGAGTCCGCTTTGCCTAAGGGCAGCACCTACGAGGTAGAAGCTGATAAGCGTGGCTTCAGCACTTATTGTATAGAGGCTTGAAAGCGTTGAAACAACTTGATCCGGACACGTCGTCATGAATCCTCTCGACGCTAGGCCGGCGAGCAGTGCTATGAAGGGCGGGTACGCGATAATGGATCTTAGAACAATCCTAGCAACGCTTCCTTCTTCATTTCTCTTTTCTGCGCGATAGAGTCCCACTATTATCGGCACTATTATTGACGCGTGGATGCTTGCTATTGTCGAGTAAAGGGCTGCTGGGCCGGCATCGCCGTAAAGCATGAGCATTAACGGGATCGGCAAGAAGCCAGAGTTGTGTATTCCTGCAGCAAGGATAGCTGCTCCAATCGTTTTCTCCGAATACTCCCTAAGAATGCGAGGAACGAGTATCGCGGCCGAGCCTAGCGTTAGCCAGAACACAGCTGTGACTAGCACCGCGTACTGTACTATGATGCCGAGCTGCG from Pyrofollis japonicus harbors:
- a CDS encoding RNA methyltransferase; its protein translation is MSEHKIRLVLVGTEGEINLGFIARLSANFAVDEFFLVNPKVDPQSHEARRFAANGAYMLDQAKVVHSLNEALAGVDVAACTSAKIGQKSDVLRHAVDVREFAEEIAPRYKSIAIVFGRESVGLTREEILKCHLLIHIPANPEYPVLNLSHAVAIVLYELWRALRKVRLHESAPSEQIQRVYSVIENIVANIIDKERQPHVLAAVKHLLWKSQLTIGEASMLYYLFKRIRRLVERCGEGNEYG
- a CDS encoding 2-(3-amino-3-carboxypropyl)histidine synthase subunit 1/2 encodes the protein MGTTGCKFIVDSYLFDLDGVVERIKRANPRLKHVYIEAPQGFVRLARRLADFLEKCLLSNDIRVEIGLKLEPVFGSCSISIDDVKYIGNDVLIVHLGHGPYAYPICIGNNCSYSAKNYLNKLVHFVPGEYIGGDPSKLASLIKELLGTNSRIAVGYSVQHESLAKQLALELSRSGYSVRAVEPVLGCYYYRLVRLENLVDAYVVVAGGYFHALGLGLALGGEGRVLRADPYSNSIEDIGGKIQGILAKRYWLFNMLRNAQRVGVIAGLLPGQYRPWIANFIESLAKKRGIYVRRIYARYVTKEYLDNLSPDDYDAFVVTSCPRLAIEDLGDYWKPVLTPAEARLWLSNRIGSERYTFPW
- a CDS encoding DUF655 domain-containing protein; amino-acid sequence: MAQQRQHFQRSRHKRKPHEEYAYVLDYLPMGNPSDKHPKHRTQPVVQLIGEDYFLLLEALPRRGASLEVGERVYVGPIAEKRLKIFRVEAEIEYDDLTSFAKSMLPTIVEEIVRKKEKVFVEFFNIAGPINIRFHSLELLPGVGKKTVEKIIKAREREPFKSYEDIKERVHIDPVKVITERIIEELKGGQKYYLFIRPPRREREDVVPPMFLNYLEVLYERVGKQREDEEL
- the rsmA gene encoding 16S rRNA (adenine(1518)-N(6)/adenine(1519)-N(6))-dimethyltransferase RsmA, translated to MEGIRPRKRLGQHFLVSRRVSSFFAKWACRFRRLLEIGPGTGSLTAQILRTCNVELLVGLEIDTRLLENLSSLSLIAEALQAVHGDALSPPLRLKGFDAAYGSIPYNITGPLIRLIVSEFQKPVLLLIQKEVADRLGARPGTPKYGRITVLVQLVYDVVKHMVVPPSAFKPRPKVFSQIVELVPKNGVKNRVVSKVEEVTRCFFSQRNKKALKIARQCLGEIPQSIVKKYDLSNKRVYELPPNFFTEILELNT
- a CDS encoding methyltransferase, whose protein sequence is MKQIGYTCSEFSKMYKVFIENDYIYTCGNVYEPAEDTFLAIKAIEKLGKEDIGPELCVDIGAGTGILGIYCLRMFEKYGISIDINPCAIECIRLNIRELGLDAYVDIVQCDNMTCLRSTRKPAIIVYNTPYLPVSDEGLIGLSWSGGLREAKRALALFLEKFGKGCLVLVYSSLSGNDKELRDMLCNGISLSEIVEHFFFEDIKAVIICRSTR
- a CDS encoding methyltransferase domain-containing protein; this translates as MSMVEVIFTTNPGIEDIAADEISAKLGARIIDIRKGLGRVVATVPRDSIELIETLRSIHRARILVSRGKVCAEQQCLNGLKKVVTHPDLTKYITPLTSFAIRAERSGLHEYTSLDIARVAGDAVIELVSKAFSERPPVDLDYPSIIVAVDVINEDVLVSIELGGDLSWHRRGYRIYDHPAALKPTLAYAMLVLSGARDGDVILDPMCGGGTVAIEAAYLFEDSEIICMDKNPRHIRGAKLNAKAAQVYQRIRFIVGDARKLSSYIDEADVVVSNPPYGIRLGSPHEVRRVYRDFLQEAVSVVRKSIALITTEHIVVKEVVSKNRWRIVEDRIVSHGNLHPHIIVASPQQ
- a CDS encoding 50S ribosomal protein L16, translating into MPQKPARCFTKRRAKAFSGPAYTRQEYIHGVPPPKIQKFTMGNPHGDYDYVLELYVMERGQIRHNALEAARVMVHKYLSTTIGDTNYLFRVRVYPHHVLREHKMMAFAGADRLQEGMRQAFGKPVGTAARVYPGQAVLEVRVRKEHLDHAKEALRRGASKLPLPSRIRIIPLKPELQKSASQ